The window GAGATCCTGACAAAATATATTTAAGCATAACGGCTATTTCCATTGATATTATTATTGCTGGGTTTGATAAAGAAGATCTTTTTTCTGGAAACCTTGATTGTAGAAAAATAAGAAGGACGGCAACTGAGTATGGATTTTCACATTTTACTGACCCTACAAAAACAGGTGATGGAACAGATTTGCTTATAATTAAGTCAAATAGAAATGATTTAGCGCATGGCTTTAAATCTTTTGCAGAAGTAGGAAAAGATCAAACCGCAGAGCAATTATTAGAAGTTAAGAATAAAACAATCATATATTTAAGGCAAATACTGCAAAATATTGAACAATATTTATCAAATCAAGACTATTTAGACTCATCTACTTTAGGCACTCCTTAACTAACCTGTTCAATATGATTTAGTATACTTTGGGCAATAACTTGACCAAGCTTGACAGGCACAGCGTTGCCAATTAATCGTCCTACTAGAGCAAACTTCACTGGTTCATCAGGGGCTACAAACTGATAAGCTGATGGAAAAGTTTGTAATAAAGCTGCTTCTCTGAGAGAAATAGCCCTATCTTGTTTGGGATGACCAAAGCGACC of the Microcoleus sp. FACHB-68 genome contains:
- a CDS encoding MAE_28990/MAE_18760 family HEPN-like nuclease, coding for MTSALFQDFNERSREVSKYFMFLKSLEQGTTKLSLEGKGGIPKIKEINSELIKTLKASGFLLLYNLVEATMRNAIQAIFDELQTQGVSYDQIRPELKRIVLKNLKKRDPDKIYLSITAISIDIIIAGFDKEDLFSGNLDCRKIRRTATEYGFSHFTDPTKTGDGTDLLIIKSNRNDLAHGFKSFAEVGKDQTAEQLLEVKNKTIIYLRQILQNIEQYLSNQDYLDSSTLGTP